A window of Cryptosporidium parvum Iowa II chromosome 1, whole genome shotgun sequence contains these coding sequences:
- a CDS encoding sen1p/ NAM7 like superfamily I RNA helicase, with amino-acid sequence MTKKRQASQSNNEAKLVESDTDLGSIYSISNFDSILLAWDFFKDIKEEVFGVERPDVVNSFDISGETCQVRDNPTRFATSKEYLDYFFPLFLLECQQSIQRAKQIEMSDFDTFSLKDIRANNSNKLEESNFLTLVFERRRADELIYFSPQDLVLIIFDPEFKSEEFDDNLKHVIGVVQGSNSNGRVTITVLNPNYYVDDKTMKRKIASFTSQDRLVSRMKSFSDSLGNKEFGQDTSNALSQSSSQAWYLSRITSFSTNYRELSGLFSLPDLLLKDELLCRGLTCEHTMKIPTLLQEKLKEKYNPSQMSALSECLKYSGISLIQGPPGTGKTTTIIGIISALLSSTFEVKNASEDSSDEENIETKKRKSNEENISEMYAPILRAKPWCYDPDYVPWYDSEMKNLRIFRHNKVEIKKVTLDTSSRKMGPRKLLVCAPSNAAIDAIVRKLVRNPITGEGGILDNTGEYYSPTLVRAGPNFHPDLHDLSLEYKLQQRLQRNGFDAKNCKQEIRQQTQWKILQESQIVCATLSVCGSKELISILSQNGRMQAAGSGDRTALSFDTVIIDEASQGVELSTLIPLKLGCKRLILVGDPKQLPATVLSRRAIERKYDISLFQRLQMSGQQVVMLSVQYRMHPQISAFPSKHFYDGELHDYKDILKTRAPVVTWQDIPIFKPFTFFSVNSEEEQGKSISNLLEADFVCQILELLGLILYEHQKKLTENTDLGEPSKRWYERIAVISPYNEQVKIIRKKIKEKFGLSPETICPIDVSTVDGFQGQEKDFIIFSVVRSQYIEEDSLNNADNRKTNAGFIADRRRINVALTRAKYNLWIVGNSRYLLGNPEWRSLWDYSCKNNSQFSVDFKRIGSTENYLKLWLYGFLQRKESCRNALRQEVPEFVQNLTLDCSVLEKNKDTLNSVTEIKAKVDSSFFVDLKEDSQGYESKNKRGSKVFQTESKPIEIEENGVIRKFRNLDLDLFCDINEYESSKNKDLESENAAE; translated from the coding sequence ATGACAAAAAAGAGACAGGCTAGTCAATCGAATAATGAAGCCAAATTAGTAGAAAGTGATACGGATTTGGGGTCAATATACTCAATTAGCAATTTCGACAGTATTCTATTGGCTTGggatttttttaaagatattaagGAGGAAGTTTTTGGGGTGGAAAGGCCAGATGTCGttaattcatttgataTTTCTGGAGAAACTTGTCAAGTTAGAGATAACCCAACAAGATTTGCTACTTCCAAGGAGtatttggattattttttccCACTCTTTTTGTTGGAATGCCAACAATCTATTCAGAGAGCTAAACAAATAGAGATGAGTGACTTTGACACTTTTTCACTCAAGGATATTAGAgctaataattcaaataaattggaAGAGTCGAACTTTCTAACCTTGGTATTTGAAAGAAGGAGGGCtgatgaattaatataCTTTTCTCCACAAGATTTAGTACTGATCATATTTGACCCTGAGTTTAAGTCGGAGGAATTTGATGATAATTTAAAGCACGTAATAGGGGTAGTTCAAggttcaaattcaaatggGAGAGTGACTATCACAGTCTTAAATCCTAATTATTATGTTGATGATAAAAcaatgaaaagaaagataGCATCTTTTACTAGTCAAGATCGGTTGGTTTCGAGAATGAAATCTTTCAGTGATTCATTGGGAAATAAGGAGTTTGGACAAGATACTTCCAATGCTTTGTCACAAAGCTCCTCTCAAGCTTGGTATTTATCAAGAATAACCTCATTTTCGACCAACTATAGGGAGCTTAGCGGCTTATTTTCACTTCCGgatcttttattaaaagatgaACTTTTGTGCAGAGGCCTAACTTGTGAGCACACTATGAAAATTCCCACTTTATTGCAGGAAAAgttgaaagaaaaatataatccTTCTCAAATGAGCGCATTAAGCGAGTGTCTTAAATATAGTGGAATAAGCCTTATTCAAGGCCCACCTGGGACTGGTAAAACTACCACAATTATTGGAATCATTAGCGCCCTCTTGTCATCAACATTTGAAGTTAAGAATGCTTCAGAAGACAGTAGCGATGAAGAGAATATTGAAACTAAGAAAAGGAAAtctaatgaagaaaatatctCAGAAATGTATGCACCAATTCTTAGAGCTAAACCCTGGTGTTACGATCCAGACTACGTACCTTGGTATGACTCagaaatgaaaaatctCAGGATTTTCAGGCATAACAaagttgaaattaaaaaagtaACTTTGGACACAAGTAGTAGAAAAATGGGGCCTCGAAAATTACTTGTTTGCGCTCCTTCTAATGCTGCTATTGACGCCATTGTTAGAAAACTAGTCAGGAACCCTATAACTGGAGAAGGTGGTATATTAGACAATACCGGTGAATATTATTCCCCCACATTAGTTAGGGCGGGACCAAATTTTCACCCAGATTTGCATGACTTAAGTTTAGAGTACAAGTTACAACAAAGACTACAAAGAAATGGATTTGATGCAAAGAATTGTAAACAAGAAATACGTCAGCAAACTCAGTGGAAGATTTTACAAGAGTCACAAATTGTTTGTGCAACTCTCTCAGTATGTGGGAGCAAGGAGCTAATTTCAATACTAAGTCAGAATGGCAGAATGCAGGCCGCGGGAAGTGGTGACAGGACCGCATTGTCATTTGATACTGTTATAATTGATGAAGCTTCTCAAGGCGTTGAGTTATCTACTTTGATTCCATTGAAGCTTGGATGTAAGAGGCTGATTTTAGTTGGGGATCCAAAACAGCTTCCAGCAACAGTACTTTCGAGACGAGCAATAGAACGAAAATATGACATTTCTCTTTTCCAGAGACTTCAAATGAGTGGACAACAGGTAGTAATGTTGAGTGTTCAGTATAGAATGCACCCACAGATTTCTGCTTTCCCCTCGAAGCATTTTTACGACGGAGAATTACATGATTATAAGGATATACTCAAAACAAGAGCTCCTGTTGTAACTTGGCAAGATATCCCAATTTTTAAACCTTTCACTTTCTTTTCAGTGAATTCAGAAGAGGAGCAGGGAAAATCGATTTCAAATCTACTAGAAGCAGACTTTGTTTGCCAAATTTTGGAGCTTCTAGGGCTTATTCTTTATGAACatcaaaagaaattaacaGAAAATACAGACTTGGGAGAACCCAGTAAAAGATGGTATGAAAGGATTGCAGTCATTTCTCCATATAATGAACAAGTTAAAATTATAAGGAAGAAAATCAAAGAGAAGTTTGGACTAAGTCCTGAAACTATTTGTCCTATTGATGTTTCAACTGTTGATGGTTTTCAAGGTCAAGAAAAagattttataatattttcagttGTAAGATCTCAGTATATAGAAGAAGATTCTCTGAATAACGCTGATAATAGGAAGACAAATGCAGGGTTTATTGCAGACAGGAGGCGTATAAATGTTGCTTTAACAAGAGCAAAATATAACTTATGGATTGTAGGTAATAGTAGATATCTTCTTGGAAATCCAGAATGGCGTAGTCTTTGGGATTATTCTTGTAAGAACAATTCTCAATTTTCTGTTGACTTTAAGAGGATTGGTTCAAcagaaaattatttgaaacttTGGTTATATGGGTTTCTACAACGTAAGGAATCTTGTAGAAATGCTCTTCGACAAGAGGTTCCTGAATTTGTTCAAAATCTTACATTGGATTGTTCAGTACTTGAGAAGAATAAGGATACTTTAAATTCAGTCACGGAAATTAAGGCAAAAGTGGATTCATCATTCTTTGTTGACCTTAAAGAAGATAGCCAAGGCTATGAATCCAAGAATAAAAGAGGTTCTAAAGTTTTCCAGACTGAATCAAAGCCTATTGAAATTGAGGAAAACGGAGTAATTCGTAAATTCAGAAATCTAGACCTTGATCTTTTCTGTGATATTAATGAGTATGAATCcagtaaaaataaagatctTGAGTCAGAAAATGCTGCTGAGTAA
- a CDS encoding hypothetical protein (similar to GAJ protein), whose product KECFNLKEIEKLGKKCGIIEQTVKDVLQSLVDDSLVVSDKIGSLNIFWALPSAAKFSKENRLEYLK is encoded by the coding sequence AAAGAatgttttaatttaaaagaaatagaaaaattagGAAAGAAATGTGGAATAATTGAACAAACTGTCAAAGACGTTTTGCAAAGTCTTGTAGACGATTCTTTGGTTGTAAGTGACAAAATTGGAtctcttaatattttttgggCTCTTCCTAGTGCTGCTAAATTTAGCAAAGAAAACAGgttggaatatttaaagtaa
- a CDS encoding 40S ribosomal protein S19 (transcripts identified by EST): WFERMTLYETAAPRVIKTAKDVPAGILIEKFAQQLKKGGKMTMPEWVDHVKTASSKELPPQNSDWLYIRAASILRHLYVRPNVGVGALSKFYGRKQRNGTARNHSAVASRGIIRYCLIQLQSLGLVEFNPNTGTRRLSPQGQRELDSIARQCKA; the protein is encoded by the coding sequence TGGTTTGAAAGGATGACATTGTATGAAACAGCAGCTCCAAGAGTAATTAAAACAGCTAAGGATGTTCCAGCTGGAATCTTGATTGAAAAATTCGCTCAACAATTAAAGAAGGGTGGCAAGATGACAATGCCAGAATGGGTTGACCACGTTAAGACTGCTTCATCAAAGGAGTTACCACCACAAAACTCAGATTGGCTCTACATTCGTGCTGCTTCAATTTTGAGACACTTATATGTCAGACCAAATGTTGGTGTTGGTGCTCTTTCTAAGTTCTATGGTAGAAAGCAGCGCAATGGGACAGCTAGAAACCACTCAGCTGTTGCTTCACGTGGAATTATTCGTTACTGCTTAATTCAGCTCCAATCTCTTGGTTTAGTAGAATTCAATCCAAATACAGGTACCCGTAGACTTTCTCCACAGGGTCAACGCGAGCTTGACTCCATTGCTAGACAATGCAAAGCATAA
- a CDS encoding ubiquitin-like protein yields MIEVVLNDRLGKKIRVKCNPDDTIGDLKKLVAEVTGTRWDKIRIQKWYNVYKDHITLEDYEIKDGMGLELYYN; encoded by the exons atgATCGAGGTTGTTTTAAATGATCGGCTGGGGAAGAAGATTCGGGTCAAGTGTAACCCAGATGATACAATTGGAGATTTGAAAAAGCTTGTTGCTGAAGTTACAG GTACAAGATGGGACAAAATAAGAATTCAGAAATGGTACAATGTTTACAAAGATCATATTACTTTGGAAGACTACGAAATCAAGGATGGAATGGGTCTGGAACTGTATTATAATTGA
- a CDS encoding cyclophilin like peptidyl-prolyl cis-trans isomerase, signal peptide — MRFIFAFISLLLGLIVSVFAEKGVRPSTVTPSVVVELTVSIDKEESKLRIGLFGVEVPKTANNFYSLCVGGMKDKDGKEMSYIGSIFHRVIPGFMAQGGDFTNGNGTGGKSIYGDSFEDENFKFVHESHVVSMANRGPNTNGSQFFITFTPTPHLDGRHVVFGKLVDDESKLTLTKIEQLGSYSGRTSKRIEVTACSHYSGTAPSAKLEL; from the coding sequence atgagatTTATCTTTGCTTTTATTTCACTATTACTTGGGCTAATTGTCTCGGTTTTTGCAGAGAAAGGTGTTCGTCCAAGTACAGTAACCCCTTCAGTAGTTGTTGAGCTCACGGTCTCCATTGATAAGGAAGAGAGCAAGTTGAGAATTGGTCTTTTTGGTGTAGAAGTGCCAAAGACTGCCAATAACTTCTACTCCCTTTGTGTTGGTGGAATGAAGGATAAAGATGGTAAAGAAATGAGTTATATTGGAAGTATTTTCCATAGAGTTATTCCAGGTTTCATGGCTCAAGGTGGTGATTTCACTAATGGTAATGGAACTGGTGGAAAAAGCATATATGGTGATTCTTTTGAGGATGAAAACTTTAAGTTTGTTCATGAATCTCATGTAGTCTCAATGGCTAATAGAGGTCCTAATACCAATGGATCCCAATTCTTCATCACTTTCACCCCCACTCCTCATCTTGATGGAAGACACGTAGTTTTTGGAAAATTGGTTGATGATGAGAGTAAGCTCACACTCACTAAGATTGAGCAGCTTGGTTCTTACTCTGGAAGAACTTCAAAGCGTATTGAGGTCACTGCCTGTTCTCATTACTCTGGTACTGCTCCTTCTGCCAAACTGGAATTGTAA
- a CDS encoding eukaryotic initiation factor 4A (eIF4A) (eIF-4A), with translation MTNSEQNPPSEENVQVASTGEIESNYDEIVECFEALNLEGDLLRGIFAYGFEKPSAIQQRGIKPILDGYDTIGQAQSGTGKTATFVIAALQKIDYSLNACQVLLLAPTRELAQQIQKVALALGDYCELRCHACVGGTSVRDDMNKLKSGVHMVVGTPGRVFDMLDKGYLRVDNLKLFILDEADEMLSRGFKVQIHDIFKKLPQDVQVALFSATMPNEILHLTTQFMRDPKRILVKQEELTLEGIRQFYVGVEKDEWKMDTLIDLYETLTIVQAIIYCNTRRRVDQLTKQMRERDFTCSSMHGDMDQKDREVIMRQFRSGSSRVLITTDLLARGIDVQQVSLVINYDLPVSPETYIHRIGRSGRFGKKGVSINFVTDDDIVCLRDIERHYNTQIEEMPMGITDILQ, from the coding sequence ATGACAAATAGTGAGCAAAATCCTCCTTCAGAGGAGAACGTACAAGTAGCTTCAACTGGTGAAATTGAGAGTAATTATGATGAAATTGTGGAGTGTTTTGAAGCTTTAAATTTAGAGGGTGATTTATTGAGAGGTATTTTTGCTTATGGTTTTGAAAAACCATCAGCAATTCAACAGAGAGGTATTAAACCGATTTTGGATGGATATGACACAATTGGGCAAGCTCAATCTGGTACTGGTAAGACAGCAACATTCGTTATTGCAGCTCTTCagaaaattgattattCACTAAATGCTTGTCAAGTACTTTTACTTGCTCCAACTCGCGAATTAGCTCAACAGATTCAAAAGGTAGCTTTGGCATTGGGAGATTATTGTGAACTTAGATGCCATGCTTGCGTTGGTGGTACTTCAGTTAGAGATGATATGAATAAACTGAAGAGTGGCGTTCATATGGTTGTTGGTACTCCCGGTAGAGTTTTCGATATGCTTGACAAGGGTTATTTGAGAGTTGATAACCTCAAGCTTTTCATATTAGATGAAGCAGATGAGATGTTAAGCAGAGGTTTCAAGGTTCAAATTCACGATATCTTTAAGAAGCTCCCTCAAGATGTTCAGGTAGCTCTGTTCTCCGCCACAATGCCAAATGAGATTTTACACCTCACAACTCAGTTTATGAGAGATCCAAAGCGTATTTTAGTAAAACAAGAGGAGCTCACTTTGGAAGGTATTCGTCAGTTTTATGTTGGCGTTGAAAAGGATGAGTGGAAAATGGATACTTTGATCGACTTATACGAGACTCTTACAATTGTCCAAGCAATTATTTACTGTAACACAAGAAGACGAGTTGACCAACTCACAAAGCAAATGAGGGAGAGAGACTTTACATGTTCATCTATGCACGGAGATATGGACCAAAAGGACCGTGAAGTCATTATGAGACAATTTAGATCAGGCTCATCTCGTGTTCTAATTACAACAGATTTACTAGCAAGAGGTATCGATGTTCAGCAAGTTTCTCTTGTAATTAATTATGATTTGCCTGTCTCACCAGAAACTTATATTCATAGAATTGGCAGATCCGGTCGTTTCGGTAAGAAAGGTGTTTCAATAAACTTTGTTACTGACGACGACATTGTCTGTTTGAGAGATATTGAGAGACATTATAATACTCAGATCGAGGAGATGCCAATGGGTATCACTGATATTCTCCAATAA
- a CDS encoding protein kinase domain produces MKGRKRIWQVSYRDAGTKGMLVKWGLVVLIFQLFFSLLVKAGDLDLPSRNSESSRISLPEIYFVLTVDGTLWSIGENGKILWKRKILEEGTFYPSRVFYDHGNDESSIKSTRLYCSFQGKIFFGTSSESTQGFHNTQNTYENIFSEKSVLPGGVIPIEGISIGDLVERCPFHSSLFPGLYLTGSRTSDVLAIDLFTGRILSNSASSQQCEAYDQEASLNPKIQVSIAIGVTTWKILALNIPTNKLEWDIRYSDVNGINYNKYSQSLQNVHLLESGQADREIPIFFGSSRNSLYLKNISLGFNSIISKVFILKEGLSLPYFPSNFYYIEQVHVSRLRNYSNSAVGPLIGTNNNILLDDFAHSKSKPVNSEISHLIGSKLKGLTPMVINSNRPVPRPMLPLPGNKTETSEEEVTLQNLHNQTEAVGLGTNSESPKPPELESENGSNSILSSLSILYHRNHLAMTTGIILFIVNVILLFVLLSKRKHTASVNNQQQSGNLRNSFLGSSYVTTFNSEETETDFPPSRSSGDKYMRLSKSYSMVDMRTNFIGISKNAFFKALNNKNDSISKSPNYNNHFDNLGARTSFEDDSKLTIDLPNSSITAHLGASTTRGQANLNASNANTPTNLQESQNAFTPKSAASGPKSSSLYNIPPRCELARCIDNGRFSKNFEIVKLIGSGGFGQVYQVEHKLERGTYYAIKFLRLGIGANDDITRIRYFREITANRTTLSKHVVRYYTWWCEEPEALQNYVDGIDSLGCSKSASHSSIQPKVLETRKPTKKHKNRKSDSSGLKGRKKNSKKELADNSETLDRGPNKIKARFIIDELSQEDEDLLMETSSNDSIGRFSLEFTQKNRKGRRNDEFGFYNEDERSQSSNSDSCFSRAPFDLDGEDNYQGIEESAFNGDSHINGNRYADGSEGFGLHSDDKLSIGYSERFGNLSLASNSSLQDGFENDSHDLNFIAFENESHVLEKSELEESSPEHIEEIPNIYIDDVHNQPNDNGLLYRTKTISTNTQNNHELFVLSSGNFPQVSSISSVTDNSKSLNNNNHNHHHRSLVYLSPANRKDNDPIYEVIMMIQMELCIGVTLRSWLGDASRSTEYGGTDVELNMFKQIIKGIRDIHEKGIVHRDLKPENIFVNPDSLQIKIGDFGLARLMFDGDSKTNNGNSNVISGDTQLMSQPPSSFTPSYKLEKNGAAVNNDLNRFMDERRRQSQMEAQMNNPLSRLDSQMSVRGQVIGTPGYTAPEGGALCNEKADIYSAALILLELLCPRFTTAMERIHVLDSFRSKGVVPVSIMKNHDAWIPLLRSMTYQDPEFRPSAENTYRIVKDLIKKKKVI; encoded by the coding sequence ATGAAAGGTAGAAAGAGAATTTGGCAGGTCTCATATAGAGATGCAGGAACGAAGGGAATGCTAGTTAAATGGGGATTAGTAGTGCTAATTTTTCAGCTATTTTTTTCCTTGCTTGTCAAGGCTGGTGATCTGGATTTGCCAAGCAGAAATAGTGAGTCTAGTAGAATTAGCCTACCAGAAATCTACTTTGTATTGACAGTGGATGGTACTTTATGGTCAATTGGAGAGAATGGAAAGATCTTGTGGAAAAGGAAGATCCTTGAGGAAGGTACATTTTATCCTAGTAGGGTCTTTTATGACCATGGGAACGATGAATCAAGCATTAAATCAACTCGTTTATACTGTTCTTTTCAAggaaagattttttttggaaCATCTTCTGAAAGCACTCAAGGTTTCCATAATACCCAAAACACCTATGAAAATATCTTTTCTGAAAAATCAGTTTTACCAGGAGGAGTTATACCAATAGAGGGTATCAGTATCGGAGATCTAGTCGAAAGGTGTCCGTTCCACTCCTCCCTCTTTCCTGGATTATATCTTACTGGTTCCAGAACATCTGATGTCCTAGCTATTGATCTATTTACTGGAAGAATTCTTTCAAACTCTGCCTCGTCCCAACAATGCGAAGCTTATGATCAAGAGGCATCCCTTAATCCAAAAATTCAAGTTAGCATTGCAATTGGAGTTACTACTTGGAAGATTCTTGCCCTAAACATCCCCACAAACAAGTTAGAATGGGATATCAGATACTCAGATGTTAATGGAATTAACTATAACAAATATTCTCAAAGCCTCCAGAATGTTCATCTATTGGAGTCTGGTCAAGCAGATCGAGAAATACCTATCTTCTTTGGTTCTTCACGAAATTCTCTATacttgaaaaatatttcattggGATTTAACagtattatttccaaagtCTTTATTCTTAAAGAGGGGTTATCTCTCCCATATTTCCCTTCTAACTTCTACTATATTGAGCAGGTGCATGTCAGCCGTCTTCGTAACTACTCCAACTCTGCTGTTGGTCCTCTAATTGGAACTAACAACAACATTTTGCTAGATGACTTTGCTCATAGCAAATCTAAGCCTGTAAATTCTGAGATCAGTCATCTTATTGGTAGCAAGCTCAAAGGCCTTACTCCTATGGTTATTAACTCAAACAGGCCTGTTCCCAGACCTATGCTTCCTCTCCCAGGCAATAAGACTGAAACTTCTGAAGAAGAGGTAACTCTGCAAAACTTACACAACCAGACGGAAGCTGTAGGCTTAGGAACCAACTCAGAATCTCCTAAACCACCCGAGTTAGAGTCAGAGAATGGCTCCAATTCTATCCTATCTTCCCTTTCTATTCTGTATCACAGAAATCACCTCGCAATGACCACTGGAATAATACTTTTCATAGTCAACGTAATCCTGCTCTTCGTACTACTCTCTAAACGAAAACATACTGCAAGTGTAAACAATCAACAACAGAGCGGAAACCTCCGGAATTCATTCCTCGGCTCCTCATATGTCACTACTTTTAATTCTGAAGAAACAGAAACCGACTTCCCTCCTTCCCGTAGCTCAGGTGACAAGTACATGCGCCTCTCTAAAAGCTATTCCATGGTCGATATGCGTACGAACTTCATTGGAATCTCAAAGAATGCCTTCTTCAAAGCactcaataataaaaatgattctATATCTAAAAGCCCCAATTACAACAATCACTTTGATAACTTAGGAGCAAGAACAAGCTTTGAAGATGACTCCAAGCTCACAATTGACTTGCCCAACTCAAGTATTACCGCCCATCTTGGAGCCTCCACAACGCGCGGTCAAGCTAATCTTAATGCAAGCAATGCAAATACCCCAACAAATCTCCAGGAAAGCCAAAATGCATTCACTCCAAAATCTGCTGCCAGTGGACCTAAGTCATCCTCTCTCTACAATATTCCTCCTCGTTGTGAGCTTGCAAGATGTATTGATAATGGCCGATTTTCTAAGAACTTCGAGATTGTGAAGCTTATAGGAAGTGGCGGGTTCGGTCAGGTTTATCAAGTCGAGCACAAACTGGAAAGAGGAACTTATTATGCAATCAAGTTCCTAAGATTAGGGATTGGAGCAAACGATGACATTACTAGAATTCGTTATTTTAGGGAAATTACTGCAAACCGTACTACTTTGAGTAAGCATGTGGTCAGATATTATACTTGGTGGTGCGAAGAACCAGAGGCCCTACAGAATTATGTAGATGGGATTGATAGTCTCGGCTGTTCCAAATCTGCATCCCACTCTTCTATTCAGCCGAAGGTTCTTGAGACTAGGAAACCAACAAAGAAGCATAAGAATCGTAAATCTGACTCTAGTGGTCTAAAAGGACGAAAGAAAAACTCGAAAAAAGAACTTGCAGATAACTCGGAGACTTTGGATCGGGGTCCAAACAAAATCAAAGCACGTTTCattattgatgaattatCACAAGAAGATGAGGATCTTCTAATGGAAACCTCTTCTAATGACAGTATAGGACGTTTCTCATTAGAGTTTACACAAAAGAACCGAAAAGGACGCCgtaatgatgaatttgGCTTTTATAACGAAGACGAACGTTCCCAGTCTAGTAACTCTGACTCCTGCTTTAGCAGGGCTCCTTTTGACCTAGATGGCGAAGATAATTACCAAGGTATTGAAGAATCCGCTTTTAATGGTGACTCACATATAAATGGAAATAGGTACGCTGATGGAAGTGAGGGTTTTGGTTTACATTCTGATGATAAATTAAGTATTGGATATAGTGAGAGATTTGGAAATCTGAGTTTAGCTTCAAACTCTTCTTTACAAGATGGGTTTGAGAACGACTCTCATGATCTAAACTTTATAGCTTTTGAGAATGAATCTCATGTTCTTGAGAAGTCTGAACTTGAGGAGTCTTCTCCAGAACATATCGAAGAAATaccaaatatatatattgaCGACGTTCACAATCAACCAAATGATAATGGATTATTGTACCGAACTAAGACTATTTCTACTAATACTCAAAACAATCACGAGCTCTTTGTATTATCGTCTGGAAACTTCCCACAAGTCAGTTCAATATCTTCCGTTACTGACAATAGCAAAAGCCTCAATAATAACAATCATAATCACCACCATAGATCTCTTGTATATCTTTCTCCAGCAAATCGTAAAGATAACGATCCAATTTATGAGGTAATTATGATGATACAAATGGAGCTCTGCATTGGAGTAACTTTACGATCCTGGCTTGGAGACGCAAGCAGAAGTACCGAATATGGTGGAACTGATGTTGAGCTTAATATGttcaaacaaattattaaggGTATCAGAGATATTCATGAGAAGGGAATAGTTCATCGTGATTTAAAACCAGAAAACATTTTTGTGAACCCAGACTCCCTCCAGATCAAAATTGGTGATTTTGGGCTTGCTAGATTAATGTTTGACGGTGACTCTAAGACTAATAATGGTAATAGTAATGTGATTAGTGGTGATACTCAATTAATGTCTCAACCACCCTCCTCTTTTACTCCTTCCTACaaacttgaaaaaaatggaGCTGCAGTTAACAATGATTTGAATAGATTTATGGACGAAAGAAGAAGACAAAGCCAAATGGAAGCTCAGATGAACAATCCTCTTTCGAGATTGGACTCCCAAATGAGTGTACGCGGTCAAGTAATTGGTACTCCTGGATATACTGCTCCAGAAGGAGGAGCTTTATGTAATGAAAAGGCAGATATATATTCGGCAGCCCTTATCCTACTCGAGCTCCTTTGCCCAAGATTCACTACAGCCATGGAAAGAATTCATGTTCTAGATAGTTTTAGAAGCAAAGGGGTCGTTCCTGTTTCTATTATGAAGAATCACGATGCTTGGATTCCTTTACTTAGATCAATGACTTATCAGGACCCTGAATTCAGACCATCAGCTGAAAACACGTACAGAATTGtgaaagatttaattaagaagaaaaaggTTATTTAA
- a CDS encoding ZnF A20 and Znf AN1 domains, involved in signaling (transcripts identified by EST): IQKLIIFIMDSNTPPVSSSPAHSPSLCLNNCGFYGNPTTNNLCSKCYKDSISGNSVSNQSSVSHPQSSDSVGPSKDSECGFLETSKEFKQESSSPTLIEQEITSIETTKEKDSQDLTTEPASSSASLSSPTEKPSIPGRCYHCNKKVGIYGFNCRCGFNFCSTHRYADAHDCTFDYKTFEREQLRKTNQAVIADKIQRI, from the coding sequence atacagaaattaataatattcataaTGGATTCAAATACGCCTCCAGTCTCATCTAGTCCAGCCCATTCTCCTTCATTATGTTTAAATAACTGTGGCTTTTATGGAAATCCAACAACAAATAACCTCTGTAGCAAATGTTATAAAGATAGTATTTCAGGAAACAGTGTCAGTAATCAGAGCTCAGTAAGTCATCCTCAGAGTAGTGATTCAGTAGGCCCCTCAAAAGATTCTGAATGCGGTTTCTTAGAAActtcaaaagaatttaaacaAGAATCAAGTAGCCCTACACTAATTGAACAAGAAATCACTTCTATAGAAACAACAAAAGAGAAAGACTCCCAAGATTTGACTACGGAACCTGCATCTTCTTCGGCTTCATTATCCTCACCCACTGAAAAACCTTCAATCCCAGGAAGATGTTACCATTGTAATAAAAAGGTTGGGATTTATGGATTTAACTGCCGATGTGGCTTCAACTTCTGTAGTACTCACAGATATGCAGATGCTCATGATTGCACATTTGATTATAAGACATTTGAAAGGGAGCAGCTTAGAAAGACTAACCAAGCAGTTATTGCTGACAAAATCCAAAGAATTTGA